One segment of Alistipes finegoldii DSM 17242 DNA contains the following:
- a CDS encoding S41 family peptidase — protein MRIIHCAWAAALLSALAAGSCAKDTAGNGGTGTTESYNDKIDSYLAERYLWNSEYGQMTRDLTIEYAADNDNFLTRTLLGMTSNTLDKKRYTNGTGQNYYKLYSYITRKARSRAATGPKTRGVNHGVRKETEYGFGFARLGVVRFSNTGKAGFYVMAVYPGSPADRAGFRRGTIFSEIDGAEIADSESEYTPVYKRLTSPSGAASVLFKVRETGEETTLTAERLYPNPVLRAEVIEEGEHKIGYMVYNGFDAAYDDDLLDSLRKFRDAGITDLVLDLRYNGGGHVISAKMLATCIAGEKCDGKVFQYYRYNDSRMADPAKTQKQTGNTYDREKALFYENFSYGDYYGADLKQYALGLQNIYVLTTGSTASSSEAVINGLRGIDISVTLIGEKTNGKNVGMEIDKFDDGDYSYELAPITFEGYNAKKETVNPAGLAVDYAVADWNNRLVDFGPEEPMLAKALSLITGRTYTPAPGRSAAGIAPIAGVSLPEDARRPAGMLVLSPQHGE, from the coding sequence ATGAGAATAATTCACTGCGCATGGGCCGCGGCGCTCCTTTCGGCGCTGGCGGCGGGTTCCTGCGCCAAAGATACGGCCGGGAACGGCGGCACGGGAACCACGGAGTCGTACAACGACAAGATAGACAGCTATCTGGCTGAACGCTATCTATGGAACAGCGAGTATGGGCAGATGACCCGCGACCTGACGATCGAATACGCCGCCGACAATGACAACTTCCTGACGAGGACCCTGCTGGGGATGACCTCCAACACCCTCGACAAAAAGAGGTATACGAACGGCACGGGACAGAATTATTACAAACTCTACTCCTACATCACCCGCAAAGCCCGGAGCCGCGCGGCCACGGGGCCGAAAACGCGCGGCGTCAATCACGGCGTCCGCAAGGAGACGGAATACGGGTTCGGATTCGCCCGGCTGGGGGTGGTCCGGTTCTCCAACACGGGGAAGGCCGGGTTTTACGTGATGGCGGTATATCCCGGCTCCCCGGCAGACAGGGCGGGATTCAGACGGGGCACGATCTTCTCGGAGATAGACGGCGCCGAGATCGCCGATTCGGAGAGCGAATACACCCCCGTATACAAGCGGCTGACAAGCCCTTCGGGAGCCGCGTCGGTCCTCTTCAAAGTCCGGGAGACGGGTGAAGAGACCACCCTCACGGCGGAACGGCTCTACCCGAACCCGGTGCTCCGCGCGGAGGTCATCGAGGAGGGTGAGCACAAGATCGGCTACATGGTCTACAACGGGTTCGACGCGGCATATGACGACGACCTGCTGGATTCCCTCCGGAAGTTCCGCGACGCGGGAATCACCGATCTGGTACTCGACCTGCGCTACAACGGCGGCGGACACGTGATTTCGGCAAAGATGCTGGCGACGTGCATCGCAGGCGAAAAATGCGACGGCAAGGTTTTCCAGTATTACCGCTACAACGACAGCCGCATGGCCGATCCGGCGAAAACCCAGAAGCAGACGGGCAATACGTACGATCGGGAGAAAGCGCTCTTTTACGAGAATTTCAGCTACGGCGACTACTACGGGGCGGACCTCAAGCAGTACGCCCTCGGCCTGCAGAACATCTATGTGCTGACGACAGGCAGCACGGCGTCGTCGAGCGAAGCGGTCATCAACGGGTTGAGGGGAATCGACATCAGCGTGACGCTGATCGGCGAGAAGACCAACGGCAAGAACGTGGGCATGGAGATCGACAAGTTCGACGACGGCGACTATTCGTACGAACTGGCCCCGATCACGTTCGAAGGCTACAACGCCAAAAAGGAGACGGTGAATCCGGCCGGACTCGCGGTCGATTATGCGGTCGCCGACTGGAACAACAGACTGGTGGATTTCGGACCTGAGGAGCCGATGCTCGCCAAGGCCCTGAGCCTGATTACGGGCCGCACCTACACGCCCGCTCCGGGCCGGAGCGCCGCAGGCATCGCGCCGATAGCGGGTGTCTCGCTGCCGGAAGACGCGCGAAGACCCGCAGGCATGCTCGTCCTCTCCCCGCAGCACGGGGAGTAG
- a CDS encoding SusC/RagA family TonB-linked outer membrane protein — protein sequence MNKIRLLLIYTALPLFCAMIFGSPAYGQGGGNTQKRTVSGMVTDENDNPVSGATVIVQGTTTGTTTTAGKFTIQVTPASILEVKFLGYKTAEVKVGTQTNLTIKLETTSETIQDVVVTALGMTRERKSLGYSVGDIKGEAFEKVRELNVINSLAGREPGLIISQTAGGPSGSSHVEIRGSSMLTGNNQPLYVVDGMPIDNTNFGSANKDGGYDLGDGISSINPDDIENISVLKGPAASALYGSQAGNGVIMITTKKASSRKGQSLGVEINSTTTVEQQLTRFDDVQYIYGQGSNGRIYGTIDDRSNSSKSWGPKIDKNLKIWYFDNVLRPYTISNHGIEDFFRLGVTANNSITLNKIYKDAGIRLSYSDLRNRDIVPNSGMNRSTFTVRTNTKIGRKIDVDVKVNYVYEKVNNRPALAGDRNNEGKNLSSLPSTYDLYLLRDNYKDEEGKYYNWNGDVNRVNPYWIINEMSNTSKKNRLISSASISYKITDKLKFKLSGGADITEFSFEDFAPISTPSHESGYLKTQTNSNRTINADAVLTYSTNLGKNMSLVGTAGLNLYRVDNFQTTITGKDMAEPEIKKINSFSDKTIVESPYQRQINSAYAMVNLGYKNFAYLDVTVRADNTSTLINNTYVYPSVSGSFIFSELLPSSVSKILSFGKVRASWAEVGNDTSPYQMSLNYALYPHPVGGVSSGQISNSTVPNRDLKPTRTRSWEVGTELYFLNKRIVLDFTYYSQTSRDQIRHVNTSISTGYSTALLNSGVLTNKGIEIKLNTIPVKTKNWQWDLGFNFARNSNKVHSLGESQMYEVENAEWVGAAGVRVMAVVGEELGTIMGKDYKRNENGDIIVDPTTGIPSVSDNYTALGNAHWKFTGGMYTNVRFKNWNLSAIFDIKVGADLYTSTMRGTYSSGRSKKTLKGRDGWYQSEEGRLAAGLETAAWNPTGGYLVDGVVQVKNDDGTISWAPNTRYCNPESYWNFISNNIPQFFVLDNSYVKIREMTLSYSFPRRMIGKALDGLTLSFVARNPLIIFKNVPNIDPDSNYNNGNGKGIEYGSLPSRRSFGFNINLKF from the coding sequence ATGAACAAAATTCGACTATTATTGATTTACACTGCGCTTCCGTTATTTTGCGCAATGATTTTCGGGAGTCCCGCCTATGGGCAGGGGGGGGGTAACACCCAAAAGAGAACTGTGTCCGGTATGGTTACCGACGAAAACGACAATCCGGTGAGCGGCGCCACCGTCATCGTTCAGGGAACGACAACCGGAACGACAACCACTGCGGGAAAATTCACGATTCAGGTAACCCCGGCATCGATCCTCGAAGTAAAGTTCCTCGGCTACAAAACAGCCGAGGTTAAGGTGGGAACCCAGACCAACCTCACCATCAAGCTCGAAACGACCAGCGAGACGATCCAAGACGTCGTGGTCACCGCGCTGGGCATGACCCGTGAACGCAAATCGCTGGGATACTCGGTAGGAGACATCAAAGGCGAAGCGTTCGAAAAGGTGCGGGAGCTGAACGTCATCAACTCGCTGGCGGGACGCGAACCGGGCCTGATCATCAGCCAGACCGCCGGAGGCCCCAGCGGCTCCTCCCATGTGGAGATCCGAGGCAGCTCGATGCTCACGGGAAACAACCAGCCGCTGTACGTAGTGGACGGAATGCCCATCGACAACACCAATTTCGGCAGTGCGAACAAGGACGGCGGATATGACTTGGGAGACGGCATTTCGAGCATCAACCCCGACGACATCGAGAACATCTCCGTACTGAAAGGCCCCGCCGCATCGGCCCTGTACGGCTCGCAGGCCGGCAACGGCGTCATCATGATCACCACGAAGAAGGCCTCGTCCCGCAAAGGACAGTCCCTCGGCGTGGAGATCAACTCCACCACGACCGTAGAGCAGCAGCTGACACGCTTCGACGACGTACAATATATATATGGACAGGGATCCAACGGCCGCATCTACGGAACGATCGACGACCGCTCGAACTCCTCGAAAAGCTGGGGCCCAAAAATCGACAAGAATCTGAAAATATGGTATTTCGACAACGTACTGCGTCCCTACACCATCTCCAACCACGGCATCGAGGATTTCTTCCGGCTCGGCGTCACGGCCAACAACAGCATCACGCTCAACAAGATTTACAAGGATGCCGGCATCAGACTCTCCTATTCCGATCTGCGTAACCGGGATATCGTGCCGAACTCAGGCATGAACCGCAGCACGTTCACGGTCCGCACCAACACCAAAATCGGGCGGAAGATCGACGTGGACGTAAAAGTAAACTACGTCTACGAGAAAGTGAACAACCGTCCCGCTCTGGCAGGGGACCGCAACAACGAGGGCAAGAACCTCTCCTCGCTGCCTTCGACTTACGACCTCTACCTGCTGCGGGACAACTATAAGGACGAGGAGGGAAAATACTACAACTGGAACGGCGACGTGAACCGGGTCAATCCCTACTGGATCATCAACGAGATGAGCAACACCTCCAAAAAGAACCGTCTGATCTCCTCGGCCAGCATCTCATACAAGATCACCGACAAGCTGAAATTCAAGCTCTCCGGAGGCGCCGACATCACCGAGTTCAGTTTCGAGGACTTCGCGCCGATCTCCACGCCGAGCCACGAATCGGGCTATCTGAAGACCCAGACCAACAGCAACCGCACGATCAACGCGGACGCGGTGCTCACCTACAGCACCAACTTGGGCAAAAACATGAGTCTGGTCGGAACGGCCGGATTGAACCTCTACCGTGTGGACAACTTCCAGACCACGATCACGGGCAAGGACATGGCCGAACCCGAAATCAAGAAAATCAACAGTTTCTCCGACAAGACGATCGTCGAATCGCCCTACCAGAGACAAATCAACTCGGCCTACGCCATGGTCAATCTGGGGTATAAGAATTTCGCCTATCTGGACGTCACCGTCAGGGCCGACAACACCTCCACGCTGATCAACAACACGTACGTGTATCCGTCGGTATCGGGCAGCTTCATCTTCTCCGAACTGTTACCGTCGAGCGTATCCAAAATCCTGTCGTTCGGCAAGGTGCGCGCTTCGTGGGCCGAGGTCGGCAATGACACCAGCCCCTATCAGATGTCGCTCAACTACGCACTTTATCCGCATCCGGTCGGCGGCGTATCGTCGGGTCAGATCTCCAACTCGACCGTACCCAACCGCGATCTCAAACCGACCCGGACCCGTTCGTGGGAGGTCGGCACCGAGCTCTACTTCCTGAACAAGCGCATCGTGCTCGACTTTACATACTACAGCCAGACCAGCCGCGACCAGATCCGCCACGTCAACACCTCCATCAGCACCGGCTATTCGACCGCCCTGCTCAATTCGGGCGTGCTCACCAACAAAGGCATCGAGATCAAGCTCAACACCATTCCCGTAAAGACCAAGAACTGGCAGTGGGATCTGGGCTTCAACTTCGCGCGCAACTCCAACAAGGTGCACTCGCTGGGCGAATCGCAGATGTACGAGGTGGAGAACGCCGAATGGGTAGGCGCAGCGGGCGTCCGCGTCATGGCCGTGGTGGGCGAAGAGCTGGGCACGATCATGGGCAAGGATTACAAACGCAACGAAAACGGCGACATCATCGTCGATCCGACCACCGGCATCCCCTCGGTCAGCGACAACTACACCGCGCTGGGAAACGCCCACTGGAAATTCACCGGCGGCATGTACACCAACGTCCGGTTCAAGAACTGGAACCTCAGCGCCATCTTCGACATCAAAGTCGGCGCGGACCTCTACACCTCGACCATGCGGGGCACCTACAGCTCCGGACGCTCCAAAAAGACGCTCAAAGGACGGGACGGCTGGTATCAGTCCGAAGAAGGACGCCTTGCCGCCGGACTCGAAACGGCAGCATGGAATCCTACGGGAGGCTATTTGGTGGATGGCGTAGTTCAGGTCAAAAACGACGACGGCACGATCAGCTGGGCGCCCAATACCCGCTACTGCAACCCGGAAAGCTACTGGAACTTCATCTCCAACAACATTCCCCAGTTCTTCGTGCTGGACAACTCCTACGTCAAGATCCGCGAAATGACGCTCAGCTACAGCTTCCCGCGGAGGATGATCGGAAAGGCGCTGGACGGACTGACCCTGTCGTTCGTAGCCCGAAACCCGCTGATCATCTTCAAGAACGTTCCGAACATCGACCCCGACTCCAACTACAACAACGGCAACGGAAAAGGAATCGAGTACGGCTCGCTGCCCTCGCGCCGCAGTTTCGGATTCAACATTAACCTCAAATTCTAA
- a CDS encoding glycoside hydrolase family 3 N-terminal domain-containing protein, protein MKRIALAAFLFVTLVLSAAEPAPTLRRNTVDEVIAAMTPEEKVLMVIGNKNNDRRRYIGEGSTWYCARLGLMPTVMCDGPAGVRMKPFRDGDSTKAYYSTAFPTATALAATWNTELVETVGDAMGNETLEYGADVLLAPAMNIQRDPLCGRNFEYYSEDPLLSGKMGAAMVRGIQSQGVGTSVKHFAANNQESNRKGVNAVISQRALREIYLRGFEIAIREAAPWTVMSSYNRLNGVYASQNRDLLTTVLRDEWGFDGMVMTDWFAGDDGVAQMKAGNDIIMGGFPHGHYKYHQPEILSALSDKTLDEEVLDRNIRRILGFVKKTPSYREYACSLKPDLARHAQVAQRAADEAMVLLKNDRNTLPVRKPNRVALFGKTSYDFIAGGTGSGEVHYGHAVSLKEGLSNVGFRISSAADRFYTRFVDSVFAAGGHKKYAVTRSQEPRIDKALVEAEAKVTDLGVVTLGRLSGEGVDRKEEGYFTLTDNEKELLGAVCSAYHALGKKVVVVLNIGGVIETASWKELPDAILLSWQTGQQGGAAVAELLRGTVNPSGKLPVSYPVSYADVPSSKSFPGIPADLPVNSYYNEGVYIGYRYYTTYDVPVSYPFGYGLSYTRFEYSDLTLSSDSFPGRIDVSVKISNTGKVAGKEVVQLYLTAPAVLQDKPERELKGFAKTRLLAPGESQVLTFTLDPRSLCSFRSGISSWVAEAGRYEVKIGASSQDIRQRASFTLGKELVVEKLHDVLAPNVPIKDMGTTSAKVLGTDQPFDHYHELDYKFNWHW, encoded by the coding sequence ATGAAAAGAATTGCATTAGCGGCGTTTTTGTTTGTGACGCTTGTTCTTTCTGCCGCAGAGCCGGCTCCTACGCTCAGGCGCAATACGGTGGACGAGGTGATCGCCGCCATGACGCCTGAGGAGAAGGTGCTCATGGTGATCGGCAACAAAAACAACGACCGGCGCAGGTATATCGGCGAAGGTTCCACTTGGTATTGCGCAAGGCTCGGTCTGATGCCGACCGTCATGTGCGACGGTCCTGCCGGAGTGCGCATGAAACCCTTCCGGGACGGCGACTCTACCAAAGCCTATTACAGCACCGCTTTCCCCACAGCCACCGCGCTGGCCGCTACGTGGAATACCGAATTGGTGGAGACGGTCGGTGACGCGATGGGTAACGAAACGCTTGAATACGGTGCCGACGTGCTTCTGGCCCCTGCGATGAATATTCAGCGCGATCCGCTGTGCGGACGGAATTTCGAGTACTATTCCGAAGATCCGCTTCTGTCGGGGAAAATGGGCGCCGCGATGGTGCGCGGGATTCAGTCGCAGGGCGTCGGGACTTCGGTCAAGCATTTCGCGGCGAACAATCAGGAGAGCAACCGCAAGGGTGTCAATGCCGTGATCAGTCAGCGGGCGCTTCGGGAGATTTACCTGCGCGGCTTCGAGATCGCGATCAGGGAGGCTGCGCCGTGGACCGTCATGTCGTCCTATAATCGGCTTAACGGGGTGTACGCCTCCCAGAACCGCGACCTGCTGACCACGGTGCTGCGGGACGAATGGGGCTTCGACGGAATGGTGATGACCGACTGGTTCGCCGGCGACGACGGGGTGGCTCAGATGAAGGCGGGCAACGATATCATCATGGGCGGCTTCCCTCACGGTCATTACAAATACCATCAGCCCGAAATTCTCAGCGCGCTTTCCGACAAGACGCTCGATGAGGAGGTTCTTGACCGGAATATCCGCCGGATACTCGGCTTCGTCAAGAAAACGCCCTCTTATAGGGAATACGCCTGCTCCCTGAAGCCCGATCTTGCGCGGCATGCACAGGTCGCTCAGCGTGCTGCGGACGAGGCGATGGTGCTGCTGAAAAACGACCGGAATACGCTCCCGGTCAGAAAACCGAATCGGGTTGCGCTTTTCGGCAAGACGTCCTATGATTTCATAGCCGGAGGCACGGGCAGCGGCGAGGTGCATTACGGTCATGCGGTATCCCTCAAAGAGGGGCTGTCGAACGTCGGGTTCCGGATTTCGTCCGCCGCGGACCGTTTCTACACCCGGTTCGTCGATTCGGTGTTTGCTGCCGGCGGGCACAAGAAATATGCGGTAACCCGCTCTCAGGAACCTCGGATCGACAAGGCTCTCGTCGAAGCGGAGGCGAAGGTTACGGACTTGGGAGTCGTGACTCTCGGCCGGTTGTCCGGAGAGGGCGTGGACCGTAAGGAAGAGGGTTATTTCACCCTGACCGACAATGAAAAGGAACTGCTCGGAGCCGTGTGTTCGGCCTATCATGCACTCGGAAAAAAAGTGGTTGTCGTACTCAATATCGGAGGGGTGATCGAAACGGCTTCGTGGAAAGAGCTGCCCGACGCGATCCTGCTCTCGTGGCAGACGGGTCAGCAGGGCGGCGCTGCCGTTGCCGAGCTGCTTCGGGGAACCGTCAATCCTTCCGGAAAGCTGCCCGTGAGCTATCCCGTTTCATATGCCGACGTTCCGTCGTCGAAATCGTTTCCGGGAATTCCCGCCGACCTGCCGGTCAACTCCTACTATAACGAGGGTGTGTATATCGGCTACCGCTATTACACGACGTATGATGTCCCTGTGTCCTATCCGTTCGGTTACGGGCTTTCTTACACTCGGTTCGAATATTCCGACCTGACGCTGAGCAGCGATTCGTTTCCGGGACGGATCGATGTCTCGGTAAAGATCTCCAACACGGGCAAAGTCGCCGGAAAAGAGGTCGTTCAGCTTTATCTGACGGCACCGGCGGTCTTGCAGGACAAGCCGGAGCGGGAATTGAAAGGTTTTGCCAAAACCCGGCTTCTTGCGCCCGGTGAGAGTCAGGTGCTTACCTTTACGCTCGATCCCCGTTCGCTTTGCTCCTTCCGCAGCGGCATCAGCAGCTGGGTGGCCGAGGCCGGGCGTTACGAGGTGAAGATCGGCGCTTCGTCGCAGGATATCCGTCAGCGAGCCTCCTTTACGCTCGGAAAGGAGCTGGTCGTCGAGAAACTGCACGATGTCCTCGCCCCCAATGTGCCGATTAAGGATATGGGGACGACCTCGGCAAAAGTCCTTGGAACGGATCAGCCTTTCGACCACTACCATGAACTGGATTATAAATTCAACTGGCACTGGTAA
- a CDS encoding hybrid sensor histidine kinase/response regulator transcription factor: MGGRIHIWMACVVTAFFAVARANAGAYTFKSYQVENGLSQNSVLSILQDREGFMWFGTKDGLNCFDGYSFKVYRRQSGVETSLGNNFVFSLREDSHGRFWVGTGRGVWLFDKERETFRKFRVEVSGRDILTAQISAIMEDDAGDIWLATHGQGLFRIDRNLACTHHFQTPQIPSNFIGSVVQDKMGGIWVGTVGKGIVMLDPATSRVDSLPEYVSEGIRDKVISSLYCDDNNNVWVGTSKEGLHCINNRALRVQHYLDKSILNIRSITQYLDDVIVMGSDNGLVMLDTSTGEYRLTNKSLNSNLSDNSIFSIIRDRENSLWIGTYFGGVNYYSPLINRFEHYYSSNGHRNFNGNIVSQIRQDKNGKIWIGTDDKGLSLFDPQTGQFEPSALCGKVTYHNVQAILCNDDYLWVGLYNKGINRIDLKTGRVKNYVSRPGDSTGIDDSNIFAITRLSTGELLFATPIGVNVYNAAEDNFTRIPQLVNVFVKSILEDYLGNLWFATNNEGIWCRTKSGQWCRYVNNPADSNSLSYNAVNYIYEDRKNRLWFCTDGGGVCLWNHRDKTFRTIDENRGLPNNVVYAIVDDLNGHLWVSTNKGLAAISEEDWTVRTYNSSQRIQNVLYNYNAVLRDRDNYLYFGGVNGFVRFDPREITPNDFTPAVKITAVSVLNRDIPVSEGGDKRFVLKRNQSTFRFDFVLLSYVSPPDNLYAYKLEGFDRDWTTVQGYPHAHYMNIPSGKYRFRVRAANSDGVWNDRSDEIEIVVKRPFFSSVAMLVLYTALLLAGIWFWVRRFRSRVKARSEKKFLEDKINFFTNIAHEIRTPLSLITAPLENIIKSGDGTVQTRDNLHVIERNSNRLLELVNQLLDFRKIEEEMFILNRERTDINGIVRKVYAQYEYEARAKNIDLRIELPGEEVGCLVDAEAIFKVISNLMSNAMKFTRDTIWLELCRDEGTAVVRVRDNGAGLDDRDAGRIFDPFVQGSNNTLSAGSGIGLALAQALARKNKGEIELDRSCGQGAVFVLTLPLAEAAADESLAKHATHSFGGAAEDNRQRILVVEDNDELREFICRSLSDQYTIASAVDGMQALKVLDNEGVVDLVISDVMMPRIDGLELCKRIKNDPAYSHIPVILLSAKVDQSVKIKGFEQGADVYIEKPFSMDQLKAQIGSAIENRMRLRDNFVRSPLQYLRENHGGCDIQFLNKLNDTILSNLTNTEFSINGLAELFCMSRSSLHKKIKALTGLTPNDYIKLIRLNKAAELLSSGSYKVNEVCYLVGFNTPSYFAKCFYKQFNKLPSSQLD, translated from the coding sequence ATGGGCGGACGGATTCATATTTGGATGGCTTGTGTCGTGACGGCGTTCTTTGCGGTCGCAAGGGCGAATGCCGGAGCATATACGTTTAAAAGTTATCAGGTCGAAAACGGCCTTTCGCAAAACAGCGTGCTTTCCATCCTGCAGGACCGGGAGGGATTCATGTGGTTCGGTACCAAGGACGGACTCAATTGTTTCGACGGTTATTCGTTCAAGGTTTATCGCCGTCAGAGCGGCGTGGAGACCTCGCTGGGCAATAATTTCGTGTTTTCGCTCCGTGAGGATTCCCACGGCCGGTTCTGGGTGGGAACGGGCCGGGGCGTCTGGCTGTTCGACAAGGAGCGTGAGACGTTCCGCAAGTTTCGCGTCGAGGTTTCGGGCCGGGATATCCTGACCGCGCAGATCAGTGCGATCATGGAGGACGATGCTGGCGACATATGGCTGGCGACCCACGGGCAGGGGCTGTTCCGGATCGACAGGAATCTGGCGTGTACGCACCATTTCCAGACTCCGCAGATTCCGTCCAATTTCATCGGGTCCGTCGTTCAGGACAAGATGGGCGGCATTTGGGTGGGAACCGTCGGCAAGGGAATCGTGATGCTCGATCCCGCGACTTCGCGGGTCGATTCGCTGCCCGAATATGTTTCGGAGGGAATCCGGGACAAAGTGATTTCGAGCCTTTATTGCGACGACAACAACAATGTCTGGGTCGGCACGTCGAAAGAGGGGCTGCATTGTATCAACAACCGTGCGCTGCGGGTGCAGCACTACCTCGACAAATCGATTCTGAACATCCGGTCGATTACGCAGTATCTCGATGACGTAATCGTTATGGGGTCGGACAACGGGCTGGTCATGCTCGACACCTCCACCGGCGAATATCGCCTGACCAACAAGTCGCTCAACAGCAATCTGTCCGACAATTCGATCTTCTCGATTATCCGTGACCGGGAGAATTCGCTTTGGATAGGCACCTATTTCGGCGGCGTGAACTATTATTCCCCGTTGATCAATCGTTTCGAGCATTATTATTCCAGTAACGGGCATCGCAATTTCAACGGGAACATCGTCAGTCAGATCCGGCAGGACAAGAACGGGAAGATCTGGATAGGAACCGACGACAAGGGACTGAGCCTGTTCGATCCGCAGACCGGACAATTCGAGCCGAGTGCGTTGTGCGGAAAGGTCACCTACCACAACGTGCAGGCGATTCTTTGCAATGACGACTACCTGTGGGTGGGCCTTTACAACAAGGGAATCAACCGGATCGACTTGAAAACGGGCCGCGTGAAAAACTATGTCAGCCGTCCCGGAGACAGCACGGGCATCGACGACAGCAACATATTCGCCATCACACGGCTCTCCACGGGAGAGCTGCTCTTCGCCACGCCGATCGGGGTGAACGTCTATAACGCCGCAGAGGATAATTTTACGCGGATTCCGCAACTGGTCAATGTCTTTGTGAAATCCATTTTGGAGGATTATCTGGGCAATCTCTGGTTCGCCACCAACAACGAGGGAATCTGGTGCCGGACCAAGAGCGGTCAATGGTGCCGCTACGTCAACAATCCCGCGGACTCCAATTCGTTGAGTTATAATGCGGTGAATTATATCTACGAGGACCGGAAGAACCGGCTCTGGTTCTGTACGGACGGCGGCGGGGTGTGCCTGTGGAATCACCGGGACAAGACGTTCCGGACGATCGACGAAAACCGGGGGCTGCCCAACAATGTGGTCTACGCGATCGTCGACGATTTGAACGGGCATCTCTGGGTCAGCACCAACAAGGGACTCGCGGCGATCAGCGAGGAGGACTGGACCGTCAGGACCTACAACTCTTCGCAGCGGATACAGAACGTACTCTATAATTACAATGCCGTGCTCCGGGACCGGGACAATTATCTCTATTTCGGCGGCGTGAACGGCTTCGTCCGTTTCGATCCGCGGGAAATCACGCCCAACGATTTTACTCCGGCGGTCAAGATCACGGCGGTGAGCGTGCTGAACCGGGATATTCCCGTATCGGAGGGCGGGGACAAACGGTTTGTGCTCAAACGCAATCAGTCCACCTTCCGGTTCGACTTCGTGCTGTTGAGCTACGTTTCGCCGCCGGATAATCTCTATGCCTATAAACTGGAGGGCTTTGACCGGGACTGGACTACGGTGCAGGGTTATCCGCACGCCCATTACATGAATATCCCTTCGGGAAAATACAGGTTCCGGGTCCGGGCCGCCAATAGCGACGGGGTATGGAACGACCGAAGCGACGAAATAGAAATCGTTGTCAAACGTCCGTTCTTTTCTTCCGTGGCGATGCTCGTGCTCTATACGGCGTTGCTGCTGGCCGGAATCTGGTTCTGGGTCCGAAGGTTCAGGTCCCGCGTCAAGGCCCGGAGCGAGAAGAAGTTTCTGGAAGACAAGATCAACTTCTTCACCAACATCGCCCATGAGATACGCACTCCGCTGTCGCTGATTACGGCGCCGCTCGAAAATATCATCAAATCCGGTGACGGCACCGTGCAGACGAGAGACAATCTGCACGTGATCGAACGCAATTCCAACCGCCTGCTCGAACTTGTCAATCAACTGCTCGATTTTAGAAAGATCGAGGAGGAGATGTTTATCCTCAACCGGGAGAGGACGGATATCAACGGTATTGTCCGCAAGGTGTACGCGCAGTATGAGTACGAGGCGCGGGCCAAGAACATAGACCTGCGGATCGAGCTTCCCGGAGAGGAGGTCGGGTGTCTTGTCGATGCGGAGGCGATTTTCAAGGTGATCAGCAACCTGATGTCGAACGCCATGAAGTTTACCCGCGACACGATCTGGCTGGAGTTGTGCCGGGACGAGGGTACGGCGGTGGTCCGGGTGCGCGACAACGGGGCCGGACTCGATGACCGGGATGCCGGCAGGATATTCGATCCCTTCGTGCAGGGCAGCAACAATACGCTGAGTGCCGGTTCCGGAATCGGACTCGCGCTTGCGCAGGCGCTGGCAAGGAAAAACAAGGGCGAAATCGAACTTGACCGCAGCTGCGGTCAAGGCGCCGTGTTCGTACTGACGCTTCCGCTGGCCGAAGCCGCTGCGGACGAATCTTTGGCCAAGCATGCGACTCATTCGTTCGGAGGCGCCGCCGAGGACAATCGCCAGCGGATTCTGGTCGTCGAGGACAACGATGAGCTGCGGGAATTCATATGCCGCAGCCTGAGCGATCAGTATACGATTGCCAGCGCCGTTGACGGAATGCAGGCGCTCAAGGTTTTGGATAACGAAGGGGTGGTGGACCTCGTTATCTCGGATGTCATGATGCCCCGGATCGATGGATTGGAATTGTGCAAAAGGATCAAGAACGATCCGGCCTATTCGCACATTCCGGTCATTCTCCTCTCCGCAAAGGTAGACCAGTCGGTTAAGATCAAGGGGTTCGAACAGGGCGCCGACGTGTACATCGAGAAGCCGTTCTCGATGGACCAGCTCAAGGCTCAGATAGGCAGTGCGATCGAGAACCGGATGAGGTTGAGGGACAATTTTGTCCGTTCGCCGCTGCAATACCTCCGGGAGAACCACGGCGGCTGCGACATCCAGTTCCTCAACAAACTGAACGATACGATTCTCTCCAACCTGACCAATACCGAATTCTCGATAAACGGGCTGGCTGAACTTTTTTGCATGAGCCGGTCCAGCCTGCATAAGAAGATCAAGGCGCTGACGGGGCTGACTCCCAACGACTACATCAAGCTGATCCGGTTGAACAAGGCGGCGGAGCTGCTTTCTTCGGGGAGCTACAAGGTGAACGAGGTGTGCTATCTGGTCGGGTTCAACACTCCGTCGTATTTTGCGAAGTGTTTTTATAAACAGTTCAACAAGCTGCCCAGTTCGCAGCTCGACTGA